Proteins encoded within one genomic window of Lampris incognitus isolate fLamInc1 chromosome 19, fLamInc1.hap2, whole genome shotgun sequence:
- the mix23 gene encoding protein MIX23 produces MFLKKISSIAFSHYFEQLSLVKRVGRTGKSSMAAPGGTLNCEDFSMFQEVLKVMRTIDDRIVHALNTTVPTVSFSGKVDATQTCKQLYESMMEAHMSRDKAIKVCIGQTSEVVAQLREERAKDSDNLALIKQLRKEQTKLKLMQSELNVEEVVNDRSLKVFSERCRIHYTPPKVK; encoded by the exons atgtttttaaaaaaaatctcaagtATTGCCTTCAGTCATTATTTCGAACAGCTATCGCTCGTTAAGCGGGTGGGGAGGACCGGGAAGTCCAGCATGGCGGCGCCTGGTGGAACTTTAAACTGTGAGGACTTTTCAATGTTTCAG GAGGTGCTGAAGGTGATGCGCACCATAGACGACCGCATCGTCCATGCCCTTAACACCACTGTGCCCACTGTTTCCTTCTCGGGCAAAGTGGATGCAACGCAGACATGCAAGCAGCTTTATGAATCT ATGATGGAGGCCCATATGAGCAGAGACAAAGCTATCAAGGTATGTATAGGCCAGACCTCTGAGGTGGTGGCGCAGCTGCGGGAAGAAAGGGCAAAAGACAGCGACAACCTTGCCCTCATCAAACAGCTCAGGAAAGAGCAGACCAAG TTAAAGCTCATGCAATCAGAGTTGAATGTTGAAGAAGTTGTCAATGACAGAAGTCTGAAG GTTTTCAGTGAAAGGTGCCGAATCCACTACACGCCTCCGAAGGTGAAGTGA
- the fam162a gene encoding protein FAM162B produces MNFTKSRTAVSSLVGQLRRHVFETGSRRRFCSKPQEAKAEPPPAAPAHAPHLGFKIPGYRPSDMDKKILVWSGRFKTVDQIPELVSFEMLDAAKNKVRVKACYGMMVATIGACLLMVFLGKRAAGRHESLTSQNMEKKARWREEMQREREAAAAAAMSEKPQ; encoded by the exons ATGAACTTCACCAAGTCCAGGACTGCCGTCAGCAGCCTCGTGG GTCAGTTGCGCAGACATGTGTTTGAGACAGGGAGTCGAAGAAGGTTTTGCAGTAAACCTCAAGAGGCAAAAGCCGAGCCTCCGCCCGCAGCTCCAGCTCATG CACCACATCTTGGGTTCAAGATCCCAGGCTATAGGCCATCAGATATGGATAAGAAGATTCTAGTCTGGTCCGGACGCTTCAAGACTGTAGACCAGATACCAGAGCTTGTGTC GTTTGAAATGCTTGATGCTGCTAAAAACAAGGTTAGAGTGAAGGCCTGTTATGGGATGATGGTGGCCACCATTGGAGCCTGTCTCTTGATGGTCTTCTTGGGCAAACGG GCTGCTGGCAGGCATGAGTCTCTAACCAGCCAGAACATGGAAAAGAAAGCCAGGTGGAGGGAGGAAATGCAGAGAGAAAGGGAAGCCGCTGCAGCCGCAGCCATGTCTGAAAAGCCTCAGTGA